The following are encoded together in the Pseudomonas maumuensis genome:
- the exbD gene encoding TonB system transport protein ExbD, whose protein sequence is MGLHLNEGGDDLAENHEINVTPFIDVMLVLLIIFMVAAPLATVDIKVDLPASTAKPAPRPEKPVFVSVKADKKLYLGDDEVAQRDQLGAMLDAKTKGDKETTIFFQADKGVDYGDLMEVMNTMRAAGYLKVGLVGLETAAKK, encoded by the coding sequence ATGGGCCTGCATCTCAACGAAGGTGGCGACGACCTCGCCGAAAACCACGAAATCAACGTCACGCCGTTCATCGACGTGATGTTGGTGCTGCTGATCATCTTCATGGTCGCGGCTCCCTTGGCCACGGTCGACATCAAGGTCGACCTGCCCGCCTCGACCGCCAAGCCGGCGCCGAGGCCCGAGAAGCCGGTGTTCGTCAGCGTCAAGGCCGACAAGAAGCTCTACCTCGGCGACGACGAGGTGGCCCAGCGCGACCAGCTTGGCGCCATGCTCGACGCCAAGACCAAGGGCGACAAGGAAACCACCATCTTCTTCCAGGCTGACAAGGGCGTCGATTACGGCGATCTGATGGAAGTGATGAACACCATGCGCGCCGCCGGCTACCTCAAGGTCGGCCTGGTCGGACTCGAGACGGCAGCCAAGAAATGA
- a CDS encoding LysR family transcriptional regulator, whose amino-acid sequence MQYQINHADLALVLALERGRSLAKAAELLKVDVSTVFRSIRRLESALGTALFVKSRKGYLPTDTAQALAEQAERAEQALDAARIALTSGEQVVSGTVRLTCTEAVLHSLLLPALADFMANYPALSLEMGTSNTFANLSRRDADIALRLTNTPPEHLVGRCLGSTSYVVCGQPALRERLQESAASVPWIAPDDSMQDHATVVWRNQHHPGLIPRYQCSGMSTIAQLVTTGLGVAALPDYMVHDLPGVEALSGPLPGCDTQLWLLTRPDCRALRSVQTLFEELTPRLRDAMLR is encoded by the coding sequence ATGCAATATCAGATCAACCATGCGGACCTCGCCCTGGTCCTCGCACTGGAGCGCGGTCGCTCCCTGGCCAAGGCCGCCGAACTGCTCAAGGTCGACGTTTCGACGGTGTTCCGCTCGATCCGCCGGCTGGAGTCGGCGCTGGGCACCGCCTTGTTCGTCAAGAGCCGCAAAGGCTACCTGCCCACCGACACCGCCCAGGCCCTGGCCGAGCAGGCCGAGCGCGCCGAACAGGCACTGGATGCGGCACGCATCGCCCTGACCAGCGGCGAACAGGTGGTCAGCGGCACCGTGCGCCTGACCTGCACCGAAGCCGTGCTGCACAGTCTGCTGCTGCCTGCACTGGCCGACTTCATGGCCAACTACCCGGCGTTGTCGCTGGAGATGGGCACCTCCAACACCTTCGCCAACCTCAGCCGTCGCGATGCCGATATCGCCCTGCGTCTGACCAACACGCCGCCGGAGCATCTGGTGGGCCGTTGCCTGGGTTCGACCTCGTACGTGGTCTGCGGCCAACCGGCGTTGCGCGAGCGCTTGCAGGAATCCGCCGCCAGCGTGCCATGGATCGCCCCCGACGACTCCATGCAGGACCACGCCACCGTGGTCTGGCGCAACCAGCATCATCCAGGGCTGATTCCGCGCTACCAGTGCAGCGGCATGTCGACTATCGCCCAACTGGTGACCACCGGCCTGGGCGTAGCGGCGCTGCCCGACTACATGGTCCACGACCTTCCCGGCGTCGAGGCCCTGAGCGGCCCGCTGCCTGGCTGCGATACCCAACTGTGGCTGCTGACACGACCTGACTGCCGCGCCCTGCGCTCGGTGCAGACGCTGTTCGAGGAGCTGACCCCGCGCCTGCGCGACGCAATGTTGCGTTAA
- the exbB gene encoding tonB-system energizer ExbB has product MTRTQPSASPTPSRAWRAIAALMFSLVLAPVAMADEPAATAAAPAAASAPAAPAAEGQAPVAAPTDAPADANAPVDGQAPADENVQAMVEDTSLGMAHDLSPWGMYKNADVVVKAVMIGLAIASIITWTIWIAKGFELMGAKRRLRGEIAALKRSVSLKEASEVSNKEGTLAHTLVHDALEEMRLSANAREKEGIKERVSFRLERLVAASGRTMSSGTGVLATIGSTAPFVGLFGTVWGIMNSFIGIAKTQTTNLAVVAPGIAEALLATALGLVAAIPAVVIYNVFARSIAGYKAQVSDASAQVLLLVSRDLDHQGGERAAPHMVKVG; this is encoded by the coding sequence ATGACACGTACTCAACCTTCCGCTTCGCCAACCCCGTCGCGCGCCTGGCGCGCCATTGCCGCGCTGATGTTCAGCCTGGTACTGGCTCCCGTGGCCATGGCCGATGAGCCCGCCGCCACTGCCGCCGCACCGGCAGCCGCCAGCGCCCCGGCCGCGCCTGCCGCCGAAGGCCAGGCACCGGTAGCTGCGCCAACCGACGCGCCTGCCGACGCCAACGCCCCAGTGGATGGCCAGGCCCCAGCCGACGAGAACGTGCAGGCGATGGTCGAAGACACCTCGCTGGGCATGGCCCACGACCTGTCCCCATGGGGCATGTACAAGAACGCCGACGTGGTGGTGAAGGCCGTGATGATCGGCCTGGCTATCGCCTCGATCATCACCTGGACCATCTGGATCGCCAAAGGCTTCGAGCTGATGGGCGCCAAGCGCCGCCTGCGTGGCGAGATCGCCGCCCTGAAACGCTCGGTGAGCCTGAAAGAGGCCAGCGAGGTGTCGAACAAGGAAGGCACCCTGGCCCACACCCTGGTGCATGACGCCCTCGAAGAGATGCGCCTGTCGGCCAACGCTCGCGAGAAGGAAGGCATCAAGGAGCGCGTCAGCTTCCGCCTCGAGCGTCTGGTGGCCGCCAGCGGCCGTACCATGAGCAGCGGCACCGGCGTGCTGGCCACCATCGGCTCCACCGCTCCGTTCGTCGGTCTGTTCGGTACCGTGTGGGGCATCATGAACAGCTTCATCGGCATCGCCAAGACCCAGACCACCAACCTCGCCGTAGTCGCCCCAGGCATCGCCGAAGCCCTGCTGGCTACCGCCCTGGGCCTGGTTGCCGCGATCCCGGCCGTGGTCATCTACAACGTCTTCGCCCGCTCCATCGCCGGCTACAAGGCACAGGTGTCCGACGCCTCCGCCCAGGTCCTGCTGCTGGTCAGCCGTGATCTGGACCACCAGGGTGGCGAGCGCGCCGCCCCGCACATGGTGAAAGTGGGGTAA
- a CDS encoding SDR family oxidoreductase, translating to MSDLSALIVGCGDVGGRLARQLLAHGWQVDGLRRSVRDLPEGVRPIAADLSDPRLPEAWPARAPDYLVYCVAANQHDEAGYQAAYVDGLRHVLDWLESKGQRPRRLLFVSSSSVYAQQDGEWIDETAATTPEGYSGRVMLAAERLALDSGIPASIVRLTGIYGPGREWLLSQVRQGYRVAEEPPLYGNRIHAEDAAGLLAHLLQADARGVALDDCYIGVDDDPAPLAEVVGWLREYLGVTEWSDEQRVRRTGSKRCRNARARALGWAPQYPSYKEGYAAILQGRG from the coding sequence ATGTCGGACCTCAGTGCGTTGATCGTCGGCTGCGGCGATGTGGGAGGCCGTCTGGCCCGCCAGTTGCTCGCCCATGGGTGGCAGGTCGATGGCCTGCGCCGCTCGGTGCGGGACCTGCCCGAAGGGGTGCGGCCCATTGCCGCCGACCTGTCGGACCCGCGCCTGCCGGAAGCGTGGCCCGCGCGCGCGCCGGACTACCTGGTGTACTGCGTGGCGGCCAACCAGCATGACGAAGCGGGCTACCAGGCCGCCTATGTCGACGGTTTGCGCCATGTGCTCGATTGGCTTGAGAGCAAAGGCCAGCGGCCACGTCGCCTGCTGTTCGTTTCCAGCAGCAGTGTCTATGCGCAACAGGATGGCGAATGGATCGACGAGACCGCTGCCACCACGCCCGAGGGCTATTCGGGCAGGGTGATGCTCGCGGCGGAGCGTCTGGCACTAGACAGTGGCATCCCCGCCAGTATCGTGCGCCTGACTGGAATTTATGGGCCGGGTCGTGAGTGGTTGCTGAGCCAGGTGCGTCAAGGCTACCGAGTGGCCGAGGAGCCGCCGTTGTACGGCAACCGCATTCACGCCGAGGATGCCGCTGGTTTGCTGGCGCACCTGCTGCAGGCCGATGCCCGGGGTGTGGCGTTGGACGATTGCTACATCGGCGTTGATGACGATCCGGCGCCACTGGCCGAGGTGGTGGGCTGGCTGCGCGAGTACCTGGGGGTCACCGAGTGGTCGGACGAGCAACGGGTGCGGCGTACCGGCAGCAAGCGGTGCCGTAATGCGCGGGCTCGGGCACTGGGCTGGGCGCCGCAGTATCCGAGCTATAAAGAAGGCTATGCGGCCATTCTGCAAGGGCGTGGTTAA
- the spoT gene encoding bifunctional GTP diphosphokinase/guanosine-3',5'-bis pyrophosphate 3'-pyrophosphohydrolase yields the protein MPGIEALAERLSTYLGPEQVNLVRRAYFYAEQAHDGQRRRSGEPYVTHPLAVASILADMHMDHQSLMAAMLHDVIEDTGIAKEALSQQFGETVAELVDGVSKLTQMNFETKAEAQAENFQKMAMAMARDIRVILVKLADRLHNMRTLEVLSGEKRRRIAKETLEIYAPIANRLGMHTVRVEFEDLGFKAMHPMRSSLIHRAVKSARGNRKEIVAKIETSLANCLAADGIEGEVSGRQKHLYGIYKKMRGKRRAFTEIMDVYAFRIIVDKVDTCYRVLGAVHNLYKPLPGRFKDYIAIPKANGYQSLHTTLFGMHGVPIEIQIRTREMEEMANNGIAAHWLYKSNEEEQPKGSHARARQWVKGILELQQRAGNSLEFIESVKIDLFPDEVYVFTPKGRIMELPKGSTAVDFAYAVHTDVGNSCIACRINRRLAPLSEPLQSGSTVEIVSAPGARPNPAWLNFVVTGKARTHIRHALKQQRRSESISLGERLLNKVLTGFDSSLEAIPQERIQSILTEYRLELVEDLLEDIGLGNRMAYVVARRLLSAEGEQLPAPEGPLAIRGTEGLVLSYAKCCTPIPGDPIVGHLSAGKGMVVHLEDCRNISEVRHNPEKCLQLSWAKDITGEFNVELRVELEHQRGLIALLASSVNAADGNIEKISMDERDGRISVVQLVVSVHDRVHLARVIKKLRTLTGVVRITRTRA from the coding sequence ATGCCGGGTATAGAAGCCCTCGCCGAACGGCTGTCGACTTATCTGGGCCCCGAACAGGTCAACCTGGTCCGTCGCGCCTACTTCTACGCCGAACAGGCCCACGATGGCCAGCGCCGCCGCAGCGGCGAGCCCTACGTGACCCATCCGCTGGCGGTCGCCAGTATCCTCGCCGACATGCATATGGACCATCAGAGCCTGATGGCGGCCATGCTGCACGACGTGATCGAAGACACCGGCATCGCCAAGGAAGCCTTGAGCCAGCAATTCGGCGAGACCGTCGCCGAGCTGGTCGACGGGGTCAGCAAGCTGACCCAGATGAACTTCGAGACCAAGGCCGAGGCGCAGGCCGAGAACTTCCAGAAGATGGCCATGGCCATGGCTCGCGATATCCGCGTGATCCTGGTCAAGCTGGCCGACCGCCTGCACAACATGCGTACCCTGGAAGTGCTGTCCGGCGAAAAACGCCGACGCATCGCCAAGGAAACCCTCGAGATCTACGCCCCCATCGCCAACCGCCTGGGGATGCACACCGTGCGTGTGGAGTTCGAGGACCTCGGCTTCAAGGCCATGCACCCGATGCGTTCGTCGCTGATCCACCGGGCGGTCAAGAGCGCGCGCGGCAACCGCAAGGAAATCGTCGCCAAGATCGAGACCTCGCTGGCCAATTGCCTGGCCGCCGACGGCATCGAGGGCGAGGTCAGCGGTCGGCAGAAACACCTCTATGGCATCTACAAGAAGATGCGCGGCAAGCGTCGTGCCTTCACCGAAATCATGGACGTGTACGCCTTCCGCATCATCGTCGACAAGGTCGACACCTGCTACCGCGTGCTCGGCGCCGTGCATAACCTGTACAAGCCGCTACCAGGCCGCTTCAAGGATTACATCGCGATCCCCAAGGCCAACGGCTACCAGTCGTTGCACACCACGCTGTTCGGCATGCACGGGGTGCCCATCGAAATCCAGATCCGCACCCGCGAGATGGAAGAGATGGCCAACAACGGCATCGCCGCGCACTGGCTGTACAAGTCCAATGAGGAAGAGCAGCCAAAAGGCAGCCATGCCCGCGCCCGCCAGTGGGTCAAGGGCATCCTCGAGCTGCAGCAGCGCGCCGGCAACTCGCTGGAATTCATCGAGAGCGTGAAGATCGACCTGTTCCCGGACGAGGTCTACGTCTTCACCCCGAAAGGCCGGATCATGGAGCTGCCCAAGGGTTCCACCGCCGTCGACTTCGCCTACGCGGTGCATACCGACGTTGGCAATAGCTGCATCGCCTGCCGCATCAACCGCCGTCTGGCGCCGCTATCCGAACCGCTGCAAAGCGGCTCCACCGTCGAGATCGTCAGTGCGCCGGGCGCCCGACCGAACCCGGCCTGGCTCAATTTCGTGGTCACCGGCAAGGCACGCACACACATTCGCCACGCCCTCAAGCAGCAACGTCGCTCCGAGTCGATCAGCCTCGGCGAACGTTTGCTGAACAAAGTGCTGACCGGCTTCGACAGCAGCCTGGAGGCCATCCCCCAGGAGCGCATCCAGTCGATCCTCACCGAGTACCGCCTGGAGCTGGTCGAGGACCTGCTCGAAGACATCGGCCTGGGCAACCGCATGGCCTACGTGGTCGCCCGCCGTCTGCTGTCCGCCGAAGGCGAGCAACTGCCGGCGCCGGAAGGCCCACTGGCGATCCGCGGTACCGAGGGCCTGGTGCTTAGCTACGCCAAGTGCTGCACGCCGATCCCGGGCGACCCGATCGTCGGCCACCTGTCGGCGGGCAAGGGCATGGTCGTCCACCTGGAAGACTGCCGCAACATCAGTGAAGTCCGCCACAACCCGGAGAAGTGCCTGCAACTCTCCTGGGCCAAGGACATCACCGGCGAGTTCAACGTCGAGCTGCGCGTCGAGCTGGAGCACCAGCGCGGCCTGATCGCCCTGCTGGCCAGCAGCGTCAATGCCGCCGACGGCAACATCGAAAAAATCAGCATGGACGAACGCGACGGCCGTATCAGCGTGGTCCAACTGGTGGTCAGCGTGCATGACCGCGTGCATCTGGCCCGTGTGATCAAGAAGCTGCGCACCTTGACCGGCGTGGTCCGCATCACCCGGACGCGTGCGTAG
- a CDS encoding glutamine synthetase family protein — translation MTSVSPCASSSREMNEFLDAHPDTQYVDLLISDMNGVVRGKRIERASLHKVYEKGINLPASLFALDINGSTVESTGLGLDIGDADRICLPIPGTLCDEPWQKRPTAQLLMTMHELDGAPFFADPREVLRQVVSKFDDLGLDICAAFELEFYLIDQDNLNGRPQPPRSPISGKRPQSTQVYLIDDLDEYADCLQDMLEAAKEQGLPADAIVKESAPAQFEVNLHHVADPMKACDYAILLKRLIKNVAYDHEMDSTFMAKPYPGQAGNGLHVHISLIDKNTGKNIFASDDPLESDTLRHAIGGVLETMPASMAFLCPNINSYRRFGAQFYVPNAPSWGVDNRTVAVRVPTDSRENVRIEHRVAGADANPYLMLAAILSGIHHGLTNKVEPAAPIEGNSYEQLEQSLPNNLRDALRALDDSEVLNQYISPDYIDIFVACKESELAEFEVSISDLEYNWYLHTV, via the coding sequence ATGACGTCGGTCTCCCCGTGCGCCAGTTCTTCCCGCGAGATGAATGAGTTCCTGGATGCCCATCCGGATACCCAGTACGTCGACCTGCTGATCTCCGACATGAACGGCGTGGTGCGCGGCAAGCGCATCGAGCGCGCCAGCCTGCACAAGGTGTACGAGAAGGGCATCAACCTGCCGGCCTCCCTTTTCGCCCTGGATATCAACGGCTCGACCGTCGAAAGCACCGGCCTCGGCCTGGACATCGGCGATGCCGACCGCATCTGTTTGCCGATTCCCGGCACGCTGTGCGACGAACCCTGGCAGAAGCGCCCGACCGCGCAGCTGCTGATGACCATGCATGAACTGGACGGCGCGCCGTTCTTCGCCGACCCGCGTGAGGTGCTGCGCCAGGTGGTGAGCAAGTTCGACGACCTGGGGCTGGATATCTGCGCCGCGTTCGAACTGGAGTTCTACCTGATCGATCAGGACAACCTAAATGGCCGTCCGCAGCCGCCGCGCTCGCCGATCTCGGGCAAGCGCCCGCAGTCCACTCAGGTCTATCTCATCGACGACCTCGACGAATACGCCGACTGCCTGCAGGACATGCTCGAAGCGGCCAAGGAACAAGGCCTGCCTGCCGACGCGATCGTCAAGGAAAGCGCCCCGGCGCAGTTCGAGGTGAACCTGCACCACGTCGCCGACCCGATGAAGGCCTGCGACTACGCGATCCTGCTCAAGCGCCTGATCAAGAACGTCGCCTACGACCATGAAATGGACTCCACTTTCATGGCCAAGCCCTACCCGGGCCAGGCCGGCAATGGCCTGCACGTGCATATTTCGCTGATCGACAAGAACACCGGCAAGAACATCTTCGCCAGCGATGACCCGCTCGAAAGCGACACCCTGCGCCACGCCATCGGCGGTGTGCTGGAGACCATGCCGGCGTCGATGGCCTTCCTCTGCCCGAACATCAACTCGTACCGCCGCTTCGGCGCCCAGTTCTACGTGCCCAATGCGCCGAGCTGGGGCGTGGACAACCGTACCGTGGCCGTCCGCGTGCCGACCGACAGCCGTGAAAACGTGCGTATCGAGCACCGTGTGGCCGGCGCCGACGCCAACCCGTACCTGATGCTCGCCGCGATTCTGTCCGGTATCCACCACGGCCTGACCAACAAGGTCGAGCCGGCCGCGCCGATCGAAGGCAACTCGTACGAGCAGCTGGAGCAGAGCCTGCCGAACAACCTGCGCGATGCGTTGCGCGCGCTGGATGACAGCGAAGTCCTCAACCAATACATCAGCCCGGACTACATCGACATTTTCGTGGCCTGCAAGGAGAGCGAGCTGGCCGAGTTCGAAGTGTCGATCTCCGACCTCGAGTACAACTGGTACCTGCACACGGTGTAA
- a CDS encoding gamma-glutamyl-gamma-aminobutyrate hydrolase family protein translates to MSAIAVPLIGVSACRQQVGKNSSHTVGDKYVEAAGFAGMPLILPARDGGSDTQALLARLDGILFTGSPSNVEPHHYNGAPSAEGTRHDLARDRLTLPLLHAAIAAGVPVLCICRGFQELNVALGGSLHQRVQELPGYLDHREPEDAPLEVQYGPRHPVGLEPGGMFERLGLAARFEVNSLHSQGIDRLAPGLRVEARAPDGLIEAVSMPDAPGFVLGVQWHPEWRFAENPVSLRLFEAFREACIAHAAREGVRQKIL, encoded by the coding sequence ATGAGCGCAATTGCGGTCCCCTTGATCGGTGTCAGCGCCTGCCGCCAGCAGGTGGGGAAGAACTCGTCGCACACGGTGGGCGACAAGTATGTCGAGGCCGCGGGCTTTGCCGGGATGCCGCTGATCCTGCCTGCCCGTGACGGCGGTAGCGATACGCAGGCGTTGCTGGCCCGGCTCGATGGCATTCTTTTTACCGGTTCGCCTTCAAATGTCGAGCCGCATCATTACAATGGCGCGCCCAGCGCGGAAGGCACCCGGCACGATCTTGCACGTGACCGCCTGACCTTGCCGCTGCTGCACGCGGCTATTGCCGCGGGTGTGCCGGTGTTATGCATCTGCCGTGGCTTCCAGGAACTGAACGTGGCCCTCGGTGGCAGCTTGCACCAACGGGTGCAGGAATTGCCCGGCTACCTGGACCACCGCGAACCTGAGGACGCACCCCTGGAGGTGCAATACGGCCCTCGTCACCCCGTCGGCCTGGAGCCGGGTGGGATGTTCGAGCGCCTGGGCCTGGCTGCGCGATTCGAGGTCAACTCGCTGCACAGCCAGGGCATCGACCGCCTGGCCCCGGGCCTGCGTGTCGAGGCACGGGCCCCGGATGGCCTGATTGAAGCGGTGTCGATGCCTGATGCGCCGGGCTTTGTACTCGGCGTGCAGTGGCACCCTGAATGGCGTTTCGCCGAAAACCCGGTCTCGCTGCGCCTGTTCGAGGCGTTCCGCGAGGCCTGCATTGCCCATGCTGCACGGGAGGGTGTGCGCCAGAAGATTCTCTGA
- a CDS encoding hydrogen peroxide-inducible genes activator — protein sequence MTLTELRYIVTLAQEQHFGHAAERCHVSQPTLSVGVKKLEDELGVLIFERSKSAVRLTPVGESIVAQAQKVLEQAQGIRELAQAGKNQLTAPLKVGAIYTVGPYLFPHLIPQLHRVAPQMPLYIEENFTHVLREKLRNGELDAVIIALPFNEADVLTLPLYDEPFCALMPADHPWTAKDTIDTAMLNDKSLLLLGEGHCFRDQVLEACPTLNKGGEGAKHTTVESSSLETIRHMVASGLGVSILPLSAVHSHHYAPGVIEVRPLTAPAPFRTVAIAWRASFPRPKAIEILADSIRLCSVAKPPVEQPA from the coding sequence ATGACCCTCACCGAACTTCGCTACATCGTCACCCTCGCGCAAGAGCAGCACTTCGGCCACGCAGCCGAGCGTTGCCACGTCAGCCAGCCGACCCTTTCGGTGGGCGTGAAGAAGCTCGAGGACGAACTTGGCGTGCTGATCTTCGAGCGCAGCAAGAGCGCGGTGCGTCTCACGCCGGTTGGCGAGAGCATCGTCGCCCAGGCGCAGAAGGTGCTGGAGCAGGCCCAGGGCATCCGCGAGCTGGCCCAGGCCGGCAAGAACCAGCTGACCGCACCGCTCAAGGTTGGCGCCATCTACACCGTCGGCCCCTATCTCTTCCCACACCTGATCCCGCAACTGCACCGCGTGGCGCCGCAGATGCCGCTGTACATCGAAGAGAACTTCACCCACGTGCTGCGCGAGAAGCTGCGCAATGGCGAACTGGACGCGGTGATCATCGCCCTGCCGTTCAACGAGGCCGACGTGCTGACCCTGCCGTTGTACGACGAACCGTTCTGTGCGCTGATGCCGGCCGACCACCCGTGGACCGCCAAGGACACCATCGACACCGCCATGCTCAACGACAAGAGCCTGCTGCTGCTGGGCGAGGGGCACTGCTTCCGCGACCAGGTGCTCGAAGCCTGCCCGACGCTGAACAAGGGCGGCGAAGGCGCCAAGCACACCACGGTCGAATCCAGCTCACTGGAGACCATCCGCCACATGGTCGCCTCGGGCCTGGGCGTATCGATCCTGCCGCTGTCGGCGGTGCATAGCCATCATTACGCGCCGGGCGTCATCGAAGTCCGTCCGCTGACCGCGCCCGCACCGTTCCGCACCGTGGCCATCGCCTGGCGTGCCAGCTTCCCGCGGCCGAAGGCCATCGAGATCCTCGCCGACTCGATCCGCCTCTGCTCGGTGGCCAAGCCGCCGGTGGAACAACCGGCCTGA
- the rpoZ gene encoding DNA-directed RNA polymerase subunit omega, with product MARVTVEDCLEHVDNRFELVMLSTKRARQLATGGKEPRVAWENDKPTVVALREIAEGIVTPEFIAAEEIVTEDPVFAAFEDENNEAV from the coding sequence ATGGCCCGCGTAACTGTTGAAGACTGCCTGGAACACGTGGATAACCGCTTTGAGCTGGTCATGCTCTCGACCAAGCGCGCCCGCCAGCTGGCTACCGGCGGCAAAGAGCCACGCGTTGCGTGGGAAAACGACAAGCCGACCGTCGTTGCCCTGCGTGAAATCGCCGAAGGCATCGTCACGCCAGAATTCATCGCCGCCGAAGAGATCGTCACCGAGGATCCGGTATTCGCCGCGTTCGAGGACGAGAACAACGAGGCCGTCTGA
- a CDS encoding RidA family protein: MSKTVITSDKAPAAIGTYSQAIKAGNTVYMSGQIPLDPKTMELVEGFEAQTVQVFENLKSVAEAAGGSFKDIVKLNIFLTDLSHFAKVNEIMGRYFEQPYPARAAIGVAALPKGAQVEMDAILVLE; this comes from the coding sequence ATGAGCAAGACCGTCATCACCAGCGACAAGGCCCCAGCCGCTATCGGCACCTACTCGCAAGCGATCAAGGCCGGCAACACCGTGTACATGTCGGGCCAGATCCCGCTCGACCCGAAGACCATGGAGCTGGTCGAAGGCTTCGAGGCCCAGACCGTCCAGGTGTTCGAGAACCTGAAGTCGGTGGCTGAAGCCGCTGGCGGTTCGTTCAAGGACATCGTCAAACTGAACATCTTCCTCACCGACCTGAGCCACTTCGCCAAGGTCAACGAGATCATGGGCCGCTACTTCGAGCAGCCTTACCCGGCCCGCGCCGCCATCGGCGTGGCTGCCCTGCCCAAGGGCGCCCAGGTCGAGATGGACGCCATCCTGGTCCTCGAGTAA
- a CDS encoding energy transducer TonB, which produces MTKTRSNMARYGGSLAIVLGVHAVAVLLTLNWSVPQALELPPAAMMVELAPLPEPAPPPPPKAAPKPPTPVEEPPLPKLAEAPKPKIAIPKPPKPKAKPQPPKPEKKLEPPKDEPPAKDDVADTPPSNTPPQKSAAPQPSIASNSNALPSWQSDLLRHLAKYKKYPEDARRRGLQGINRLRFVVDAEGKVVSYTLAGGSGSAALDRATLEMIRRAGTVPKPPAELLNNGTIEVVAPFVYSLDRR; this is translated from the coding sequence ATGACGAAAACGCGCTCAAACATGGCGCGCTACGGTGGCAGCCTGGCGATCGTGCTGGGTGTGCACGCGGTCGCCGTGCTGCTGACGCTCAACTGGTCGGTGCCCCAGGCCCTCGAGTTGCCGCCGGCAGCGATGATGGTCGAGCTGGCACCGCTGCCAGAGCCCGCGCCACCGCCACCGCCCAAGGCCGCCCCGAAACCGCCGACGCCGGTCGAGGAGCCGCCGCTGCCGAAGCTGGCAGAGGCGCCGAAGCCGAAGATCGCCATCCCCAAGCCGCCCAAGCCCAAGGCCAAGCCACAGCCGCCCAAGCCCGAGAAGAAGCTTGAGCCGCCGAAGGACGAGCCACCGGCCAAGGACGATGTGGCGGACACACCGCCAAGCAACACGCCACCGCAAAAGTCGGCGGCACCGCAGCCGAGCATCGCGTCCAACAGCAACGCCCTGCCGAGCTGGCAGAGTGACCTGCTGCGCCACCTGGCCAAGTACAAGAAGTACCCCGAAGACGCTCGCCGTCGTGGGTTGCAGGGCATCAACCGCCTGCGCTTCGTGGTCGACGCCGAAGGCAAGGTGGTGTCGTACACGCTGGCCGGTGGTTCGGGTAGCGCGGCGCTGGACCGGGCCACGCTGGAGATGATCCGCCGTGCCGGCACGGTGCCGAAGCCTCCGGCGGAGCTGCTGAACAATGGCACGATCGAAGTGGTCGCGCCGTTCGTCTACTCGCTGGACCGACGCTGA